Below is a genomic region from Catenuloplanes atrovinosus.
GCGTGCGCAGGTTGCGCGCGTTCACGCCGATCACCCGGGCGCCCGCCTCGAGCGCGCGGTCCGCCTCGTCCTCGTCGTGCACCTCGACCAGCGCGGTCATGCCCAGCGACTCGATCCGCTCCAGCAGGCCGACCAGCACGTTCTGCTCCAGCGCCGCGACGATCAGCAGCACCAGGTCGGCGCCGTGCGCCCGCGCCTCGTGCACCTGGTAGCTGGAGACCACGAAGTCCTTGCGCAGGATCGGCACGTTCACGGCCGCGCGGACGGAGTCGAGGTCGGCCAGCGAGCCGCCGAACCAGCGGCCCTCGGTCAGCACGCTGATCACCCGCGCGCCGCCGGCCGCGTAGTCGCTCGCCAGCACCGCCGGGTCGGGGATCTCCGCGAGCGGGCCCTTCGACGGGGACGCGCGCTTGACCTCGGCGATCACGCCGACCCCGGGCTTGCGCAGCGCGGCGTACGCGTCGATCGGCGGCGCCACCTCGGCACACATCTCTCTCAGGCGCTCCAGCGGAACCTCGCGCTGCCTGGTCTCGACGTCCTCGCGCACCCCGGCCAGGATCTCGTCGAGCACGCCGCCGCCGCTGTTGTTCGCACTACCATGCTCAGCTGTCACCAAGGACTCCCCTCTCCGGGTGTCATGGGCCGATGCTAGGTCTCACCGCACCGCAGGCCATGTCCGGGGTATGGCGCGCCTCACGGTTCGGGCTCCGGCATAATGCCGGACCATTCGTGAGTGCCGGGTGACGTTCGGTGCCCGGTTTTCGCCCGGACATCTGATTCACCAGCATGATCGTGTCCATCGGCCGACCGGATGATCACTTTGCGTCACGGCCACCGTTAGCCCTACGGTCATTGACCGGAAACACACCTCGGGCAGCATGGGAGCCGGGCACACTAGTCCCGGGCGCCGGCGCGCCCGCCAGCCGAGAGATCCACGTGTGGGGTGACCGATGACTTCCGAACGCGCCAACGGACTCGTCCACATGACCCGCACGGTCTGCTCCGTCGCCGCCGGCGTCGCGCAGAACGTGGAGCGCGCGATGGTCGGCCCGGCCCGGGTGCGGACCGCGAGCGGCAACGCGTGGGAGGCGGTCTGCGCCGACCGCGACCGGGCCCGCCAGCGGGACGAGATGCGCCGCCTGGTCGCCGCGCTCGCCGCCGCCCGCCGCTAGCCCGTCCGCGCGGGTACGCCGTACCGGCGCTCAGTCGTCCGTGGGGTCCTCTCCCCGGTCCAGTGCGTCCCACGCCTGGCGGGTGCCGCGCGGGCCGTTCACCGCCGGGCTCGCGACCGGCCGTTCGTAGCGCGCGCCCAGCGACGGCCAGTCCGCGCCACGCGCCGCCGTCCAGCCGCCCGCCACCGCCACCGCCGCGCCGCCGAGCAGCGTCAGCGCCGGCCAGCCGCCCCCGCCCAACTCCGTCGCGGCACCGGCGGCGATCGCCACGCCGAGCACGGCCAGCAGCCCGCCGATCGCGCGCCGCACCACGCCGCGCGTCGCGATCAGCGCGCCCGCCCCGGCCAGCGACACCACCGCCAGCGGGGACAGCCAGACCAGCAGCTCCGAGCCCTTCCGCTCCTGGCTCAGCGGCGGCAGCGGCGCGGCCCGCTGCGTCACCTCCACCAGCCACACCCGCGTCACCGCGTAGAGCGCCAGGCCCGCGCCGGCCACACAGAGCAGCAGCGCCAGCGTGAACGCCCGCCGGTCACCGCGCGACACGCTCGCCGGGCCGGCCGTCACCGGGCCGGCCGGAGCGTCTCGGCGGCGGCGATCGCGGCGAGCACGGCCGCGGCCTTGTTCCGCGTCTCCTGCTCCTCCGCGGCCGGATCCGAGTCCGCCACGATGCCCGCGCCCGCGCCCACGTACGCGTGCCCGTCGCGCAGCAGCGCGGTCCGGATCGCGATCGCCATGTCCATGTCGCCGCCGAAGCCGAAGTAGCCGACCGTGCCGCCGTACAGGCCGCGCCGGGTCGGCTCCAGGCTCTCGATGATCTCCATGGCCCGGACCTTCGGCGCGCCGGACAGCGTGCCGGCCGGGAACGTGGCGGCCAGCGCGTCGAACGCGGTCCGGTCCTCGCTCAGCTCGCCGGTCACCGTGCTGACGATGTGCATCACGTGGCTGTACCGCTCGATGGTGGCGAACTCCGGCACCTGCACCGTGCCCGGCCGGCAGACCCGGCCCAGGTCGTTGCGGCCCAGGTCGACCAGCATCACGTGCTCGGCCCGCTCCTTCGGGTCGGCCAGCAGCTCCGCGGCCAGCGCCGCGTCCTCCTCCGGGGTGGCGCCGCGCGGGCGCGTACCCGCGATGGGGTGGAGCATGGCCCGTCGCCCGTCCACCTTGAGGTGCGCCTCCGGCGAGGAGCCCACGATGTCGACGTCGTCGAAGCGCAGCAGGTACATGTACGGGCTCGGGTTCGTGGCGCGCAGCACCCGGTAGACGTCCAGCGGGTCCGCCGTGGTCGGGCGCTCGAACCGCTGCGCCACCACGATCTGGAAGCACTCGCCGTCCCGGATCGCCTCCTTCGCGATCTCCACGGCCTTCGGGTACTCGCCGTCCGGCGTCCGGCTGTGCGGCTCCGCCCGGGCGATCCGCTCCACCGTGGAGACCATCGGCGGCGTCGGGCGGGACAGCGCGGTGGTCATCGCGTCCAGCCGGCCGACCGCCTGGTGGTACGCGGCGGTGATCTCCGCGTCGCCCGCGTCCGCGCCGACGATCGCGTTCGCCACCAGCGTCGCCGAGCCCTCGTAGTGGTCCAGCACCACCAGGTCGGTGGCGAGCATCATACCGATCTCCGGCAGCCGCAGGTCGTTCTCCGCCTGCTCGGGCAGCCGCTCGATCCGCCGGATCAGGTCGTACGCCAGGTAGCCGACCATGCCCCCGGTCAGCGGCGGCAGACCGTCGTCGGTCCGGCCCTTCAGCGCCTCCACGGTGGCGCGCAGCACCTCGATCGGCTCGCCGGTCACCGGCACGCCCGCC
It encodes:
- the trpC gene encoding indole-3-glycerol phosphate synthase TrpC → MLDEILAGVREDVETRQREVPLERLREMCAEVAPPIDAYAALRKPGVGVIAEVKRASPSKGPLAEIPDPAVLASDYAAGGARVISVLTEGRWFGGSLADLDSVRAAVNVPILRKDFVVSSYQVHEARAHGADLVLLIVAALEQNVLVGLLERIESLGMTALVEVHDEDEADRALEAGARVIGVNARNLRTLEVDRTVFERIAPGLPNEVVKIAESGVRGPHDLIRYASAGADAVLVGEGLVTQSSPRDAVAALVNAGNHPATPRPVR
- a CDS encoding Trp biosynthesis-associated membrane protein, whose translation is MTAGPASVSRGDRRAFTLALLLCVAGAGLALYAVTRVWLVEVTQRAAPLPPLSQERKGSELLVWLSPLAVVSLAGAGALIATRGVVRRAIGGLLAVLGVAIAAGAATELGGGGWPALTLLGGAAVAVAGGWTAARGADWPSLGARYERPVASPAVNGPRGTRQAWDALDRGEDPTDD
- a CDS encoding anthranilate synthase component I, with the protein product MTSGAVRPDEITFRAQVRESGHRVVPVTRKLLADAETPVGVYRKLAGGPGTFLLESAEQGASSAGTAWSRYSFIGVRSAATLTERDGRAEWLGTPPAGVPVTGEPIEVLRATVEALKGRTDDGLPPLTGGMVGYLAYDLIRRIERLPEQAENDLRLPEIGMMLATDLVVLDHYEGSATLVANAIVGADAGDAEITAAYHQAVGRLDAMTTALSRPTPPMVSTVERIARAEPHSRTPDGEYPKAVEIAKEAIRDGECFQIVVAQRFERPTTADPLDVYRVLRATNPSPYMYLLRFDDVDIVGSSPEAHLKVDGRRAMLHPIAGTRPRGATPEEDAALAAELLADPKERAEHVMLVDLGRNDLGRVCRPGTVQVPEFATIERYSHVMHIVSTVTGELSEDRTAFDALAATFPAGTLSGAPKVRAMEIIESLEPTRRGLYGGTVGYFGFGGDMDMAIAIRTALLRDGHAYVGAGAGIVADSDPAAEEQETRNKAAAVLAAIAAAETLRPAR